A genomic segment from Plasmodium sp. gorilla clade G2 genome assembly, chromosome: 3 encodes:
- a CDS encoding protein phosphatase inhibitor 2, which produces MKKKVDKSVTKKTISWDEVTINEQDKERGSRMKILEPNTPFNFILMDSASEDEASKYGDVKGSNEEQNNIADDLINKLNQLVEKQENKGVSNIDFKEKRKMHYNEYKMLQKLRKSGTLEDIDEEYNPDNKDSNCDNSNMNESEE; this is translated from the exons atgaaaaaaaaagttgaTAAATCCGTTAc aaaaaaaacaatatcaTGGGATGAAGTAACAATAAATGAACAAGATAAAGAAAGAGGTTCAAGGATGAAAATATTAGAGCCTAATACCCCcttcaattttattttaatg gATAGTGCTTCAGAAGATGAAGCATCAAAATATGGGGATGTGAAAGGAAGTAATGAAGAACAA aaTAATATTGCTGATGATttgataaataaattaaatcaaCTTGTAGAAAAGCAAGAAAATAAAGGAGTCTCAAATATTGACTTTAaggagaaaagaaaaatgcaTTACAATGAATATAAGATGTTACAAAAATTAAG AAAATCTGGAACATTAGAAGATATTGATGAAGAATATAACCCAGATAATAAAGATTCAAATTgtgataatagtaatatgaatgaatCCGAAGAATAA
- a CDS encoding ABC transporter, putative: MKIRKLYGLLKKIYYEKRKDFFLYFFFLLIPFLLISFHLFLRNISDKYSLEIYNTSSPNDKINLNDTIRQYVLFLSNELCSKEVNDEIYVNHICLTPGNELTTDFLSYAENNDLNIFKLYNSEEDCLKNLKYAIELKSKDVKKFNSPELGDDVLNIHENDKNSLLYNLHKNIINLKSSELNINDLYKDVYTENEFENIKNLKINPHILKVVKKTQFYKTFIKDIKNFKNENDYTEYFNDDRKKLFFYNFVKNNLVETKYSCGLLGVENINYYKKENNFKFSYLFGLSPQVEGFKRKGLYKNATLFNKYEKKEQGNPFDLHYPYATIANDKKNDENNEMNEMNQKNEDIISPVNNNVVMKSNMQPHNNNNSINRYNNNNNINNNINNNNNYYYYNSDGLITNVKYKIRVGDYALLNSNEKYFFNDININLKQNFINFNTVDDLSFNIYFNEWYYFSFFIVLEYQFNSFILNYNADILKKNNMLTSRYGEINESNKERENNKEYEKNEKEYKINNGYTNYNVGYEEKGANNNIELKLNDFYIYKMPMKSMKINAFDTFEKNIFRVVVFLCVCLFIVNICFDINKERKINIENFLCCLKINKYYYYYSWLLFYFIILFFYNIIFTLVVYFYVYKCLMNYFILFFLIYFFLMNSLLFTIICMQFSNNSSINYIATFLLFFLFSSFRLIIHSGASNILTFFVLLIPHSSFCLALDFIFILIKNNIKIDYKQLFIKFENISLMHLFICSILSFVLLIYILNYIIYYKKKKMNMLSTKYKPKSKSFSNDKRKKSQQKIYEYGNMNYNMEEKYQTDQLKNHNNNFMLEGTDEDDTCYELDTLHKKQINSQMCLRIEKLGNDRRESNNGHPYDISMASLRHSNNDNNNMNNTINVNINNNNNNNQHRSNQCYLIIQNVNKFYGKKHALKDVSLTLRSNRIFVLLGENGSGKSTLINIITKMISKDSGEINFYKNSYKNKKKDIYMDVNKNRRYGLCNRICSSNGYIKEFVMNRIFKRNDNDNNNYDINNNNNNIINHHSSNTNSSISNNNVIINNNNNNMNSLHNKIIKNDLEISYCSQNVILYENLTFYETIKIFLLYYNKNVDKYLNKKRTLKIMNDLDLVQYLNDQIKNLMDEVKKKISIFICFLVKRDIYILDEPFIALDIKTKTKLFKFFDKIKKNNIIFICTHDIYEANNFANDIAVIKSGQIIFKGSKNSFQKLIEYKFTLNIQFNGLPNEEQTNYLSQEKIMSALNKKGGINSPRKVTNNYMDSYSIGKISSHGSSINDNSKNIYNNNDNNSNNINNSNNSNNINNSNSNSSNNNVDNLFDILVGNLSEDTNNKDIIKKNIIKFIKGTRNENKNCFIFFNENHIYCTYKINELESLKKLLCVLNKFKNMLTYQLKTIDIYYTYIYIYTLNEKKKLLKNIQDKDIKYLIEIDPLFFLFFQNFKYFNELNNLLLMKNKNIQPVSYNFAYLRDILVRGNENNNNNIDSNNNIDSNNYLDSNNYLDSNNYDINIYNSDNKFGKYKKNDNDPFYNMRDDTELTDIEENISSKKKKNKNNYIENEFSYNKHHNNDNDMIKMNNSNIMKKKNIKKENIFKTCINFFTTYIKPTLLLKLKKDLGSSSFYWYKFIVPLFLLSFGLLIIKCVSLFGKVQNIDLDYSTISSNHLKQSTINYFILYKNEMNNNEQLNNSYDKILQTFQNKGNDNEETSHNNIKDILKLENNEYNYNKLIYENSFNYYNSTINSLLQKYCLKEKINYIEEPLIEDNLYDSINNYLEKKASHENEISLGTFAFLITERKPENNDNNDNKKVVETLETTNHTDVNNKEVEININLFYNYTSIHSYAYYTNSVFNMLSDFQNILNKKSANKNIILDGSTYNNIKGVDDIKGHHDVNTLSDYYKENKYNFLTKDIDNKNIKEGCNSNFKLTKNESYNNNEEYINENINYDNSNKLFIPNDNEEENNFFHVKKLKKRIDTLNEPFNIKFHEHFMRDFYINIYVFLSIVIFFCVFFERFKNEIENRKIFENFHVHQYIHYFQILLVEYLYYFIYILCLFLVLYIFDYKEFLFMSFFCFLLLYGFNIFLSICLFSFLYLHSYILFLFFNFIFCGIISIVIYVLVILSYAYNNEILINLSHVLVCIFRIFDSFALSHVLNIRSLCLNVKRHMKHIDEDIMYEDMSNSNSFLTFGFFKNVYNKLSGDNNLNISDGIQDVCEDSNSFFNTSGDFFFLLINCIIYLSIVVYKLLEVIRSKERAENEKKNYEENISKNSYNLSVPEKKYYKPKNRYTFFLKNFYLSNKEYKQPKENYEKNVNQFFYFIQKLFSLRRGNNIDENNTTVGMYKYGEKIDSNNYISEDEININNQLNSEGYLKNDIYINELNDNYNNDYDDNTVDIEMQITDRTNVKEKILYKPSEIDKYYKGQSDDDNDEEKNFNKISQKYILKNLNIKMRPYKIYTFSSIFNNDLNILYFFKYFFCNNKDNLKGSLQTIGYGYNNYEFNNKNEQNKEYNLQNNNNKYNNKKNQNEHISEKIQKMNERDYKIELIPTMSIYEHFKVILTFKNIELTNIELKYIINLLMLIVNLKCDIHINCNQLSGGMKKKVELMINLLRDDKIIFLYKLNDNIDFCSQIYINIILKNILLYNYEEDEDEQNKNKIKDEQVYEYYKYYEDHDYQHDIQLYKGQDIYTNDENQFDDYIDKYSLYDLSGKEDHKKLRTNKLKKTYGKNNYKFEESSEIINTSNDILNSEDDILSLRRYTKESKRNKKNKMNKKKKKTNELVLETYDIEKTNMNQLGSNLSNSNYLECNISSNLNSVNENIIHSFIKENILKIKFGIENFVIYTHIYTDILYYDYLYLFNKNKITYKNYTKNIKNNFKKFYSFQIKLKGIHDSKIIDYVHMFFSINKHAFARFEKVIKKMDDKNSKKPKKKKQFISPEDMPSNSIILFLENNVKRNVLSVHNLYYIFKTMKKKKYNNKKKKGNLISLCKFHKILLNLMIDKYSYLHSYLSRNKYISIFHLFKFAICEVAYQNIQKFIIKYKGIKKVYSEITSINNYVFILKIYDNKHIFKILEMDKRLKFNDKDIEVEQIDINNVNANDIFLLMFKKLL, encoded by the exons aTGAAGATCCGTAAGCTCTACggtttattaaaaaaaatttattatgaaaaacGAAAAGATTTcttcctttattttttctttttgttaaTTCCGTTTTTGTTAATATCATTCCATTTATTTCTAAGAAATATCAGTGACAAAT attccttagaaatatataatacatcctctccaaatgataaaataaatttgaatGACACTATAAGACAATATGTCTTATTTTTAAGTAATGAATTGTGTTCAAA AGAAGTAAATGATGAGATTTATGTTAACCATATTTGTTTAACACCAGGCAATGAGCTTACGACAGACTTTTTGTCGTATGCAGAGAATAAcgatttaaatatttttaaattatataattcagaAGAAGATTGCCTTAAGAATTTGAAATACGCAATTGAATTAAAATCAAAAGATGTTAAAAAGTTTAATTCACCTGAACTAGGTGATGATGTATTAAACATACatgaaaatgataagaacagtttattatataatttacataaaaatattataaacttAAAATCATCGGAATTGAATATAAACgatttatataaagatgTATATACAGAAAATgaatttgaaaatataaaaaatttgaaaataaatccacatatattaaaagtcGTTAAAAAAACACAGTTTTATAAAACCTTtattaaagatataaaaaattttaaaaatgaaaatgactatacagaatattttaatgatgacagaaaaaaattatttttttataattttgtaaaaaataatttagtaGAAACAAAATATTCTTGTGGTTTATTAGGtgtagaaaatataaattattataagaaagaaaataattttaagtTTTCTTATCTGTTTGGTTTATCACCACAAGTTGAAGgttttaaaagaaaagggttatataaaaatgcaaccttgtttaataaatatgagaAAAAAGAACAAGGAAACCCATTTGACTTACATTATCCTTATGCTACAATAGCAAAcgacaaaaaaaatgatgaaaataatgaaatgaaTGAAATGAATCAAAAGAATGAAGACATAATATCAcctgtaaataataatgtagtAATGAAGAGTAATATGCAACcacacaataataataattccaTCAACAGAtacaataacaataataatattaataataatattaataataataataattattattattataattctgATGGATTAATTACTAATGTTAAGTATAAAATACGTGTAGGTGATTATGCCTTATTAAATTCTAatgagaaatattttttcaatgatataaatataaatttgaaacagaattttataaatttcaaCACAGTTGATGATTTgtcatttaatatttatttcaatGAATGGTATTATTTTAGTTTCTTTATTGTATTAGAATATCAATTtaattcattcatattaaattataatgctgacatattaaaaaagaataatatgttAACATCTAGATATGGAGAGATAAATGAATCAAATAAAGAAAGAGAAAATAACAaggaatatgaaaaaaatgaaaaagagtataaaattaataatggATATACTAATTATAATGTAGGATATGAAGAGAAGGGTGCAAACAATAATATTGAACTTAAATTAAAtgacttttatatatacaagatGCCAATGAAAAGTATGAAAATTAATGCATTTGATACTTTtgaaaaaaacatatttcgggttgttgtatttttatgtgtatgtttatttattgtaaACATATgttttgatataaataaagagaggaaaataaatatagagAATTTCTTATGTTgtcttaaaataaataaatattattattattattcgtggcttttattttattttattatattatttttttataatataatatttacattagttgtatatttttatgtatataaatgtttaatgaattattttattcttttctttcttatatatttctttttaatgaatagtttattatttacaattATATGTATGCAATTCTCTAATAATAGTTCCATTAATTATATAGCtacctttttattattcttcttATTTTCCTCCTTCCGTTTAATTATTCATTCAGGTGCTAGTAATATACTTACATTCTTTGTACTCTTGATACCGCATTCATCATTTTGTTTGGCTCttgattttatatttatattaataaagaataatataaaaatagattACAAACAGttgtttataaaatttgAAAATATCAGCTTGATGCACCTATTTATATGTTCCATACTATCCTTTgtgttattaatatatatattgaattatataatatattacaagaagaagaagatgaatATGTTAAGTACTAAATACAAACCTAAGAGTAAAAGTTTTAGTAATGACAAAAGGAAAAAGTcacaacaaaaaatatatgaatatggaaatatgaattataatatggAAGAAAAGTATCAGACAGATCAATTAAAAAACcacaataataatttcatGCTTGAAGGAACTGACGAAGATGATACATGTTATGAATTAGATACATTacataaaaaacaaattaatagTCAAATGTGTTTAAGGATTGAAAAGTTAGGAAATGATAGAAGAGAATCGAATAATGGTCATCCATATGATATCTCCATGGCATCTCTTCGACACAgcaataatgataataataatatgaataatactataaatgtaaatataaataataataataataataatcaacaTCGTAGTAATCAATGCTATTTAATTAttcaaaatgtaaataaattttatggtAAGAAACATGCATTAAAAGATGTCTCCTTAACCCTTAGAAGTAATCGTATTTTTGTTTTACTAGGAGAAAATGGATCTGGTAAATCTACATTAATTAATATCATAACTAAGATGATTAGTAAAGATAGTGgtgaaataaatttttataaaaatagttataaaaataaaaaaaaagatatttatatggatgttaataaaaatagaagaTATGGATTATGTAATCGTATATGTTCTTCAAATGGTTATATTAAAGAATTTGTAATGAATcgaatatttaaaagaaatgataatgataacaacaattatgatattaataataataataataatattattaatcatCATAGTAGTAATACTAACAGTAGTATTAGTAACaataatgttattattaataataataataataatatgaatagtttacataataaaattataaaaaatgatttagAAATTAGCTATTGCAGTCagaatgttatattatatgaaaatctTACATTCTATGaaactataaaaatatttttattatattataataagaatgtagataaatatttaaataagaaaaggacattaaaaattatgaatgaTTTAGATTTAGTgcaatatttaaatgatcaaataaaaaatcttATGGATGaagtaaaaaagaaaatatccATTTTTATCTGTTTTCTTGTTAAaagagatatatatatattagatgaACCATTTATAGCTTtagatataaaaacaaagacaaagttatttaaatttttcgataaaataaaaaagaataatattatctttatatgtACTCATGATATATACGAAGCAAACAATTTTGCTAATGATATAGCAGTTATAAAGAGTGggcaaattatttttaaaggtTCGAAAAATTCATTTCAGAAATTAattgaatataaatttacGTTGAATATACAATTTAATGGTTTACCAAATGAGGAACAGACAAATTATTTGAGTcaagaaaaaattatgtcTGCTCTGAATAAAAAGGGTGGTATAAATTCTCCAAGAAAAGtaacaaataattatatggacAGTTATAGTATTGGAAAGATATCATCGCATGGAAGTAGTATTAATGACAATAGTAAGAATATATAcaacaataatgataataatagtaataatattaataatagtaataatagtaataatattaataatagtaatagtaacaGTAGTAACAATAATGTTGATAATCTGTTTGATATTCTTGTTGGAAACTTAAGTGAAGATACCAATAATAAGGATAtcattaaaaagaatattataaaatttattaaaggcacaagaaatgaaaataagaattgtttcatattttttaatgaaaatcatatttattgtacttacaaaataaatgaattagaGTCATTAAAAAAGTTATTATGTGtcttaaataaatttaaaaatatgttaacATATCAATTAAAAacaatagatatatattatacttatatatatatttatacattaaatgaaaaaaaaaaattattaaaaaatattcaagataaagatattaaatatttaattgaaATTGATccattatttttcttattctttcaaaattttaaatattttaatgaacttaataatttattattaatgaaGAATAAGAATATACAACCTGTGTCTTATAATTTTGCATATTTAAGGGACATACTGGTAAGAGgcaatgaaaataataataataatattgatagtaataataatattgatagtaataattatctagatagtaataattatctagatagtaataattatgatattaACATTTATAATAGTGACAATAAATTtggtaaatataaaaaaaatgataatgacCCTTTCTACAATATGAGGGATGATACCGAATTAACAgatatagaagaaaatatatcaagtaaaaaaaaaaaaaataaaaataattatatagaaaacGAATTCAGTTATAATAAAcatcataataatgataatgatatgataaagatgaataattcaaatattatgaaaaagaaaaatataaaaaaagaaaatatttttaaaacatgTATAAACTTTTTCACAACATATATTAAACCaactttattattaaaattgaaaaaagaTTTAGGTAGCTCAAGTTTTTATTGGTACAAATTTATAGTAcctttatttcttttatcttTTGGTCttctaataataaaatgtgtGTCATTATTTGGAAAAGTGCAAAATATTGATTTGGATTACTCGACAATAAGTTCTAATCATTTAAAACAAAGTAcgattaattattttatattatataagaatgaaatgaataataatgaacaaTTGAATAATTCGTATGATAAGATTTTACAAACGTTTCAAAATAAAGGAAATGATAATGAAGAGACatcacataataatataaaggatatcctaaaattagaaaacaatgaatataattataataaattaatatatgaaaactcatttaattattataacagTACAATAAATTCGCTTTTACAAAAATAttgtttaaaagaaaaaattaattatatagaagAACCTTTAATCGaagataatttatatgatagtataaataattatttagaaAAGAAAGCAAGCcatgaaaatgaaatatcTTTAGGTACCTTTGCATTTTTAATAACAGAAAGGAAACcagaaaataatgataataatgataataaaaaagttgTGGAAACGTTGGAGACAACGAATCATACtgatgttaataataaagaggtggaaattaatataaacttgttttataattatacttCTATCCATTCGTATGCATATTATACTAATTCAGTGTTTAATATGCTCTCagattttcaaaatatattaaacaagAAAAGtgctaataaaaatattattttggaTGGtagtacatataataatattaaaggtGTTGATGATATAAAGGGACATCATGATGTGAATACATTATCAGATTATtacaaagaaaataaatacaatttTTTGACAAaagatatagataataaaaatattaaagaaggATGCAATtcaaattttaaattaacaAAGAATGaatcttataataataatgaggaatatataaatgaaaatataaattatgataatagtaataaattatttataccaaatgataatgaagaagaaaataattttttccatGTTaagaaattaaagaaaagaatTGACACCTTAAATGAACCATTCAATATAAAATTTCATGAACATTTCATGAgagatttttatattaatatatatgtatttttatctatagtaatatttttttgtgtattttttgaaagatttaaaaatgaaattgaGAATAGAAAAATATTCGAAAATTTCCATGTCCatcaatatatacattattttcaaatattattagtagaatatttatattattttatatatatattatgtttatttttagtattatacatatttgattataaagaatttttatttatgtcatttttttgtttcttattattatatggttttaatatatttttatctatatgtttattttcctttttatatttacatagttatatattatttctgttttttaatttcattttctgTGGTATAATTAGTATagttatatatgtgttagttattttatcatatgcatataataatgagatattaataaatttatctCATGTGTTAGTATGTATATTTAGAATATTTGATTCCTTTGCTTTATCTCATGTATTGAATATAAGAAGTTTATGTTTAAATGTCAAACGACATATGAAGCACATTGATGAAGATATAATGTATGAAGATATGAGTAATTCAAATAGTTTTCTTACATTTGGCTTTTTCAAAAacgtatataataaattatcaggagacaataatttaaatatctCAGATGGTATACAAGATGTTTGTGAAGAttcaaattctttttttaatacaagTGGAGATTTCTTCTTTCTATTAATcaattgtattatttatttgtctATTGTAGTTTATAAATTGTTAGAAGTTATAAGATCGAAGGAACGTGCAGAGAacgaaaaaaagaattatgaagaaaatatttcaaaaaattcatataatcTAAGTGTaccagaaaaaaaatattataagccAAAAAACagatatacattttttttaaaaaatttttatttatctaataaggaatataaacaaccaaaagaaaattatgaaaagaatgtgaatcaatttttttatttcattcaaAAATTATTTAGTTTAAGAAGaggaaataatatagatgaGAATAATACAACAGTGGGtatgtataaatatggagaaaaaatagatagtaataattatatatctgaagatgaaattaatataaataatcaatTAAATTCTGAaggatatttaaaaaatgatatatatataaatgaattgaatgataattataataatgattatgatgataatacaGTTGATATAGAAATGCAGATAACTGATAGAACAAATgtcaaagaaaaaatattatataaaccaTCCGAAattgataaatattataaaggaCAAtcagatgatgataatgatgaagaaaaaaattttaataaaattagccaaaaatatatattaaaaaatttaaatattaaaatgcgtccatacaaaatatatacattttcatctatatttaataacgatttaaatatcttatatttttttaaatattttttttgtaataataaagataatttaaaaggAAGTTTACAAACAATAGGATATGGATATAATAACtatgaatttaataataaaaatgaacaaaataaagaatacaACCTccaaaacaataataataaatataataataaaaaaaatcagaatgaacatatatcagaaaaaatacaaaaaatgaaTGAGAGAGATTATAAAATTGAATTAATTCCGACGATGTCtatatatgaacattttAAAGTAATTTtaacttttaaaaatattgaattaacaaatattgaattaaaatatattatcaatttATTAATGTTGATTGTCAATTTAAAATgtgatatacatattaattgTAATCAATTAAGTGGAGGtatgaaaaagaaagtaGAATTAATGATTAATTTGTTGAGAGATGATAAAATAATCTTTTTATacaaattaaatgataatatagatTTCTgttcacaaatatatatcaatattattttaaaaaatattttattatataattatgaagaagatgaagatgaacaaaataaaaataaaattaaagatgAACAAgtttatgaatattataaatattatgaagatCATGATTATCAACACGATATACAGTTATATAAAGGACAGGATATTTACACAAATGATGAAAACCAATTTGATgattatatagataaatattcattatatgaTTTAAGTGGAAAAGAAGATCATAAAAAGTTAAGAACAAATAAgctaaaaaaaacatatggtaaaaataattataaatttgaGGAATCAAGCGAAATCATTAATACAtctaatgatatattaaatagtGAAGATGACATATTGAGTTTGAGAAGATATACAAAAGAATCCaaaaggaataaaaaaaataaaatgaataaaaagaagaaaaagacaAATGAATTAGTTTTAGAAACATATGATATTGAGAAAACAAATATGAATCAACTAGGAAGTAACCTAAGTAATAGTAATTATTTAGAATGCAATATTTCATCTAATTTAAATAGTgtgaatgaaaatattattcattcatttataaaagaaaatattttaaaaataaaatttggaattgaaaattttgttatatatacacatatatatacagatatattatattatgattatttatatttatttaataaaaataaaatcacatataagaattataccaaaaatatcaaaaacaATTTTAAAAAGTTCTATTCAtttcaaataaaattaaaaggtATACATGACAGTAAAATTATTGATTATGTTCATATGTTTTTTTCAATTAATAAACATGCTTTTGCACGCTTTGAaaaagttataaaaaaaatggatgataaaaattcaaagaaaccaaaaaaaaaaaaacaattcatCTCACCAGAAGACATGCCATCCAAttctattattttattcctTGAAAATAATGTTAAAAGAAATGTTTTAAGTgtacataatttatattatatatttaaaactatgaagaaaaagaaatataataataaaaagaaaaaaggaaatcTAATTAGTTTATGTaaatttcataaaatattactTAACTTAATGATagataaatattcatatttacaTTCTTATTTAAgcagaaataaatatatatcaattttCCATCTATTCAAATTTGCTATATGTGAAGTGGCatatcaaaatatacaaaagtttataattaaatataaaggaataaaaaaagtgTATTCAGAGATAACttctataaataattatgtttttatattgaaaatatatgaCAATAagcatatttttaaaatattgg aaatgGACAAGAGACTCAAGTTTAACGACAAGGATATCGAGGTTGAACAGATAGACATCAATAATGTAAACgcaaatgatatatttttgttaatgTTTAAGAAATTGCTTTAA
- a CDS encoding SNARE protein — MCDVVLLCRVSDGMTLVETNSETKSIAHKLELKKLCKKLYSFPNLSTVTSNNFNYHFLIENGIAYIAVFPVTYPKKLAFLFLNDICKQFNEELMIQYGTHSIDYRSIIETIEKPYSFIKFDRKITKIKQEYKDPRSNIAIKKLNESLNEVSSIMKKNIDDILMRGENLEDVGRKAFNLKYESEKFKKVSRVLNLKYALYQYGILASIVIFFFLIIIFKNYF, encoded by the exons atgtgcGATGTAGTATTACTTTGTAGGGTTAGTGATGGAATGACTTTGGTCGAAACAAATAGTGAGACAAAAAGTATTGCACATAAATTAGAATTAAAAAAGttatgtaaaaaattatactcTTTTCCAAATTTATCAACTGTTACATCTAACAATTTTAATTAcca ttTTCTTATTGAAAATGGCATAGCTTATATAGCTGTATTTCCTGTTACGTACCCAAAAAAATTagcttttttatttttgaacgATATTTGTAAACAATTTAATGAag aACTTATGATACAATATGGAACGCATTCAATAGATTATCGGTCAATTATAGAGACGATAGAAAAGccatattcatttattaaatttg atagaaaaattacaaaaataaaacaagaaTATAAAGACCCTCGTTCTAATATagcaataaaaaaattaaatgaaagtTTAAATGAAGTTAGTAGCATTATGAAGAAGAATATAGACGATATATTGATGAGGGGAGAAAATTTAGAAG aTGTTGGAAGAAAGGCATTTAATCTAAAATATGAATCAGAAAAg TTTAAGAAGGTTTCCAGGGTATTAAATCTAAAATATGCATTATATCAATATGGGATATTGGCATCAatagttatatttttttttttaattataatttttaaaaattatttttaa